The Musa acuminata AAA Group cultivar baxijiao chromosome BXJ2-2, Cavendish_Baxijiao_AAA, whole genome shotgun sequence genome contains the following window.
GTGAAGTATAAGGGCGAGAAAAAAGAATCAGTAGATATGCACGAGCCATATGGAATAAGTTAAAAGAATTTCTTTCCGAAACTGGGATGCATGTACATCCGCAGGACCAATTGTCTCCTATGCCGATGAATCTTTCAAGTACCCGACGATAGATCCCTAACCCCATTTCCTCAACATTTAGAACATTTAAATCCTACAAGCATTTCATGTAACGACAGAAAGGGGACCGAGATTAGCATGGATAGATAGGGACTAGCAACTTCAACGGAAGAATAAATTACGAGAATTTCCGGAGCAAATACAGTAATTTTCTATAGCAAAATGATCTATTCAGCGAAATGAAGAATGTTATAGTTTAATCAGTAAAACATAGAGATAAAAAAAGTGACTACGACGGGCGATTCTGGAAGGAAACATCAATGATCAAGTGACGAGTTCGACGGTCTCTGGAGGTTGAATTTAATGCTTCATCACACCGAAACATTGCAAGATGAGTAACATTGTTGAGAAGGTATCCTGACCTTAAATTTGCTAGCGAACAGGATTCATGGCACAGTAATGGCCAAAAGACAGAGAGAGTTGGCAGTACACACACTATGCTTTTGCATGCAAGGTTGCTGTTTTAGTTCACTCAGCATGCCTttgatttcttctttcttctatttCCATCCAACTAGAGCTTCACATGATTCTAAACAGTTTAGAATGACCGCCGCAATGTCCGATGTATGCACCTACAACACAACAAGGTACTTAATATCATGGCATAAGAGTGTAGAAATCACAGAGCCTAACGATCACTACTAATAATTTATTTTCAGCAACTGAGATTTTCTATCACCCTGACAGTCTATTAGGTTTATAACTAAAATCTAGAGCACATCAGGAACCATAACAGCATCCAACTGATACTGATGAGGTCTAGTATACAGAGTTATAGTCCAACCCCAACTAGCTGGGACAATTTTGCTGCTTGTGGATCAGTAACAAAATttcagaaaagaaagaaaaaaacagaaaCAAAATTGGATCTTAGTAGCAACTTAAAACACTCCAGTTCCTTCAACAACACACACAACCTTTTTAACAAATTATGACAATCTCAACGCCTGATGTGTCAGATGACTCGATCGACAAAATCTAGATGCATACTAATTATAACAAACAAAAGGTAGAAAGGCCTAAATGCTTTCTTAAACAATTGTCAAACTACAGTAGGATAAATTATCTAATAATCTTTTGATAAATAGAAAGAAAGATGGATGTGTGAAAATATCCATTCAATCTCTGAAGAAAAAACTCATTTATGACAATAGATGTACATTTACATGGGCAGTTTCATATATCCATCTATATACACCTACATATACATGCATACAGTAACTTAAAAAAACATATAGAAGTTTCtgattcaaaaatatatttttcataagtacACAAAATCACACACATGTACATATAAACAAAGAACCAGTAAAAATTACTTTTTATCATTGCATTGACTGATGTGCATTTCACATCATGAGCCTGGAAGAGGAGTACAATGTCCAAGACTCATGTGCAATTCTATGATTTTAAAGAAAGAAATATACCTTTGTATGCCAGTCTGCATCACTTTCTTCGAGCAATTACTGCTATGTTTCTAGGTGATAAAGTAGGATCAAAAATAGGGAACAAAAACGCTTCCACAGAATTTCCTTGTTCTTGCAAGAACAATAACCTATGAAGCAAAATGTAACTCTCCACCAGTGGCCCTAGAGCTGCACGGAGAGCCCAAAAAGGACCTATAAATTCCTGCATAAGTAAATGATCTGTCAGCTGTCACTTAGACAATGAAATTACTTCATTATTGACAACTGCACTAAAAGCATGTTTTTTGACAATATTGATCATGTCATAAAGATCAAGTCAAAGAAAGCTCAAGAGTTGAAATGTGTAGTTGTCAAAATATTGAACATATGAGACCATTCGTCtgtcttcaagtgcataaatgttTTCTGAATCTTAAGAAGAACTACTTAGCAAAAAGTTTAGAACACATAAATGAAGTCAATAGATGAGGCTGCACATGAATACCAAGATAAAACTTAACAGATACTGGAGCACAAACAAAgctgaaaagaaaattgaagttagAATGAAGATGAGTACGAAACCAAACTTACAGTATAAGGTTGGGCTTCCTTCCATATCTCCAGTAGATCAATATCCTCAGAGAACATACACCCAAGGCGAGTTAGTCCAGACTTGCAGAACTCTTTAAAAAGCAAATAATTGTTGGATCCCTCAACATCAAACTCTTGGCATCCCTTGGCATTACTGTAACTCAATTTTCCTGATACTTCAAAAAAGCTACACCTGTCATCTACAACAATAGAAAAAATAAACTCTTTACTACTAGTTTCTTGGGGGATGTACTATGTGCAGATTTAATCAATAAAGTAGGATGAAACCTCCTGGAGTTGCATTATTGCAGCATCCATAAACGTGTCGACATCATCAATGACATGTACATTGGATGATCATGGAAAAGTAAGATGGTCCTTGGAGGTTAAAAAAGAAGAATATTTATACCTTTACAGCACAGTTCAGATTCTCGAAGTCTCCTACACTGTTGGCGTCGTAGAGCTTTCCCTTGTCGACCAATTGATGGACTTGACACTAAAATTTCTGGAAAGTATTTGTCCAAAACCTATAGGTAAAAGAAGGTATACTTCAAGAATGTAATGTCTAGAACAATTAATCAAGTAGAtatcaaaaagtttcaaaatttataattttccaCTTCAAATGCAAACTTGACACACCAAGTAATGGTTTCTAAATGATTTTGTACTTGTCAGACTCTAACTTAAACATTGGTCAGTCGCCAATGAGCCTAAGATATGAGTTATAATTAGAAAACAAAACATGGAATTTCAGCTGTTATGTACAAGGAATTTTATCCTATATACTTGCAGAGGAATGATGTTCTGGTCAGTCTAATAACAGGATATTGCAATTAGTGACAAAACAGtaccattttttaaaaaaattagcacATAAAGGAGACATGAGAAACAACTGCTACAATGAAGACAAATAACTGCATGCAGCATTAATATAACTGCCTATATATCATTACCAATTCTCAGTCAGGAAGACTTTCACACCATAATGATTTTATTTCAAATGAGTATGCAGGTTATCAAGTTCAAATTAGAGAAAACCAGGAGATGAAGGAAAAAAGCAAAGAAACAAAGCTATTTGTGAAAACTAAATTAATATAAAGAAATGGGATGTGGGAATCCAAGTTGAACCAATCAACTAGTTGAGGCTCTAAAGACATAAGAAGTAACAGTACCAGTTGAAAGGCAGCACGAAGGGCATGTACATCAAAATTTTGAAGGGCGGCATCTGCAGTAAGAATTCGCCATCTTTCAGCACTCTAACCAGAAAAATGTGATAACATTTAATCATTTTTGGTCAAACTAAACATCGGGAACCACAATTAGAGAAGCAATTACTTGAACATCTTAACaagaataaaatataaagattaaatcacaaacaaaAAACATAAAGAAGCTACTTAAGAAAGGCTTCTAAAAGTAGTTAGAATATATCGACTTTTGTTCTGCAATTACCGATGCTTCTCAAGATAGTAGCCATAATAAAAGTGCTGTTTCCCATGCAAGAATAGCATTCTCTTTAGAGAATACACAAAAGATAATAATACATAAACAAAAATAAAGGcaccaaaaaaaaagaataaagaggAGAAATTATATGGCATAGTGAACTTTAAAGGTAGTACATGATCAAGCAAATGATCAGCAAAAGAATGAGATTTTAATTTATTTGGACTCCTCGTCTTGGATTTTCAACACCAACCCACAACTtacaactttcttttctttttatccaTAATAAGAGTATGGCATTTTGGTTTTCAAGCTAAAACTAGACATAAAATAATCCCTCTAGCTATAACATACACACAAATAAAAAAGTCCACAAAAGACAAGATGAAGATAAAGATGTAGCATAGTAATAAGAAGGGTCCGCAACATGTTCCTCCACCTCTCGCCTTCTTTTTGCTCTTTCATGGATGTCAGGCTCAAGGCTGAGGATATGCAAACCTCTTTCACACATCATAAAAGATCTAAACCAAGACATGAGAAGAAACTTCTTTGCATGATTTTAGGACAATTCACAGAGATCACATACTTTACATGGTAGCTTATTAGTTATTAACAAGGACCAATTGAAGGAACTAATTAATTTAGATAAAATTCCCTTCGAAGGAATGTAATAAACTGTCATTTCGTAGAAATCTTAAGAAACAGGTCATAAATATCTAATAAATCTATCAAATTTATGTGCAACATAATCTGGGATAATTACAAATTATCCCTTATAGATAGACCTCCTTAGCATCCCAAtccttagatttaaaaaatttatattagaatcccTATAGTTATGAGAGTAAAACATCTAATTCCATTTATCCTAGCGTGATCAGTTTTATCGATGGAACACGAAAACAaatgacaaaaagataattttaacattttagttGATGGTGGTGGACGATGACACTGCTAGGGGCCGCGGGTcagggtctgcagtaccgaactgtaccgcccggtacgggcggtacgtaccggtccgaccggttgtcggtacgcggaccgcctgttaccgatccgagtgcactgtagcattgtagccgtgctacagtactcggcacacctgggtgtaccgctcggtataccgtaccgtaccggtaccaagcccagatcgaaataccggtacggtacggtattgcgaaccttgccgcGGGTGACTGTTGTGGACGAGGAGAGTGTCGATAAAAGGTGAAGGCTGCTTTGCATTTGCGTCGATGCCGACACAGTTGCTGAGCGACCCTTTTGCCGCTTTGCATCTACAACAACGGTCCTTTCGTCGCTCAACAACAACGTCGATGCTGACGCTGACGCAGATGCAGAGCAACAAAAGGGCCCTCGGATAGCTGTTGTGCATGAGGAGAGTAGCGACGAAAGGTGAGGGTCACTCTACATATGTGTCGACGCCGACACAGTTGCCAAGCGACCATTTCACTGCTCTGCGTTGACACCGACGCAAATTCAAAGTGGCTCTCACCTCTCGTCATCGCTCTCCTCATCCACGACAACCACCGGAGCGGCCTTTTCGTCTCTCAGCAATTGCGTCGACACCAACACAGATGCAAAACAGCAAAAAGGTCGCTCGACAACTATGTTGACACTGATGCAGATGTTGAGCGGCCCTTTTGCCGCTCAACAACTGCATCAATGCCAACGCAAATGCAGAATGGCGAAAGGGCCGCTCAACAACTACGTCGGTGTCAATGCAGATGCAGAGTACCCTCACCTCTCGCcgtcgctctcctcatccacaacagtcacCCGTGGCCCCCAGTGGCGTCGTCGTCCGCCACCATCAActggaatgttaaaattatattttttgcttTTTGTTTTCATGTTTCCGTCTGTAAAACTGACGACGTTAGGGTAAATGGagctaaatgtttcactttcataactatagggattccaatgtaaattttttaagtctagagaTCAAGATGCTAAGAAGGTCTAACTACAAGACATAATTTGTAGTTAGCCCACATAATCTAAAAAATTTATCAGTTAAGTTAGGTTTAGTCACTACCACTAAAGTTCAATAAGTTAGAGTTTATTGTCTTCGCTTTTCATTTCTTAAGTCTTAGCTCATAAGTTACTCCATGGATCAAACTTGTATCAAGTCAAGACATTCTAATTTTAGTCTATAAAGTTAAATGTCAATAATACAAAATCATCTAAAGAAAAAATCACAAAATCATCTAGAAGCCGAAATTTGATTTATTTGTGTTGACCTGATAAATTTCTCCAAAGGTTCAAGTTTGTGACAGGCGTCAACCCATTCTAATTTCTTAATATCCAAAGCATTAAATGTTAAAAAATACAGAAATTTCTGCAGAATCAGTGACTGATATCGGTTAAATTGTCTGAAACTGAAAGCAAACTTGtttgttttataaaatattatcgacATTAATGGTTCATATTCCTACATACAAAAGGGAGTCTCTATCTCAATAACTTTAGATAATTTCCACGTCTGAAATTCACAGTAAGTTCCATATGTTCTAGAAGGCATGTACATTAATATAATTGGATGACACTGTCCGTGCTCATGTACATACCTCTACAAGTAGATTTAGAGATGAAACAATGATTGATCATTACAAATGGTTAGATCATCTATAGGATGTAATACATAAATAATATACAAAGGGCAAAAACAAGTGTATAATAAGATAAAGAAACTTCTGCACTTTAACTATGTGCACCTGACAAGCAAGATCACGCGCATTTTTTCCAAGGACTAGACTAGACAGTTTAGCAGCATTACTGATTGGGAAGCCACATGAGTTGTCAGTCTTCTCTAAACAGTCTTCAGAAAGTAAGTTGTAACAACAACCAATGCCAATTAAAGCTCTAACATGTTCGCAGCCGACAAAGGACCTACATGGCAAAGTTTTGAATTGAGAACAGCCAATTATAGTAAGAACAAAGATTCAGCACTGAAATAATCATCTAGATTTGcatcataacaaaaaaaaagagtagATCGTGACACTAGACCCACTAAACAGGTTCTGAAATCATTGATATTCACCTAAGCATGTTCACTGAGAGGTCACCACAAGCATGGAGTCCGGCAAGAACGAAAAAGGCACTACTGTGCTgttgtttattatataaattaattGCTTTAGCAACGCTTGGCTTTGAACTTTCAGAGTCACCAAATTCAGATTTATTACCACGTCCCGTTGATTCTTCAGTATTGTCCTCACATAAAGAAGTGATACTTAAATCTGTTAGTGCTTCACTTGAGAGAATATTGCAAGTGATGGTCCGAGGCACTTTGAGATGTGGGCTTGCTGAACTAGTAGATTAAATAAGTTTAGTTAATGCAGTGGAGTAAAGAGTATAAAGTATAAAGTAGACATAACCCAGAGAACAAATGCACCATCATAAAGATATTACACTTTTTAGCTGCATAATGCTTTTTAATTCTCTCTGCCCGGGCATTTGTAACATTTGCATGGTGCAAAGAAGCATCAATTGCTATGACAGGATGTTGATATTGAAACGATAGCGCTTGAGCAAGATAACCCTAACAGAACCAGGTAAAACATTTTTCAGCAGCAAACTCCAAAAAGCAATGCAAGTAACACATGTTAATAAGACAAAGGCCAAGTTGCCCCTTATAagggaataatttttttaggaaaaCAGGCAAGTCTTGTCAAAATGGATAATGCCATTGTTCTAATGCCACAAGTTTGTGCAGTAACCACACAAAGACAAGCTCTTTATCATGAATTGATAGAGAAGCAATGTATACCTGACCAGAACCAACATCAATAATTGTTTCTGCTCCAGAATCATGCGCAATCCAACTGACAACTGCAGCAAGTATCTCCACCTGGTACACAACGAGTTGCCTTGTTTAGCTATTAATGAGAAAGAGAATGCTTTAATGatggataaaataaagaaaagcaAGGAAATGGTTGTTGGAGAcgtatcacaaacacaagaaatcATCATATTCGACTCTGCAAGGACTGGGGAATAATCATCCTGGAAATTCACATAATATAAGAGGCATTGGCAATGAGCACTTTGTTACATACTTCATGCTTTTTCTTCAAATTCATGCCTTGAGCAAGAACAGTACCCAGTGAAGCTACATGCAAATTAGGTAACATCTgcaagaaaataataattttgtGAGAAAACACAATGacaatgatttttttaatcttgcATAATCGGAACAGGAAGCAAAATGACCTAGAAAGTCAAGATTCAGGCATATAGCATCCTTATAACAAAGAAACACCCAGTGAATAACAATTTCAATCATTCAACAATATCAAGTGCACAAGTACTACAATTGAAACACAATTTCCGAAAAGAAGTGACAAAAACGTACCTGGTGCATCAATTCTCGCTCCCGCGGAAGGACGAGGAACCTTAAGTTGCACAGAAATTGTTTAAGTGAATCGGGCCAGTATTCCTGTTATACAGATGAATACAATTTAGTAAGTTCTTAATTCAAGTGCATTCATGATACTTGTGCATTTGTAGGCAAATGATACAGGAAGAGAAATCTGACTCTTCTAAATCTTTCCTCTTTCAGCCCCAAGTAATTGACTCTTTCTGTtgtgaaagacccatttacatggATGGTAACACATAAAAACAAAAGGAATCCATTGGGATAAGAGTCATAGCAGTACAGACCTACTTAACACCAAATAAATACTAAACATGGAAGTATACTGATATATAAGTGATCTACCTAGTGGCCTCTCGCTTCAGAACCCAACCCGTCTATAGTACCAGTGCATTATCTCCAATCCAGCCAGTGTTTGTACCAAAATTGCAACACAAGATCATTAGGATCAGGTTACATAATATAGACAATCGTAGTTCACCGGATACACTATTGTAGACCTGATTAATGTGGTTTGGATTAAATTCAGTATTTAAGCATCTTCACAGCTTGAACATTATACTAATGCAAAAAACCAATCATAAGATATCTAAATCGCagctaaagaacaaaagaattTTGGAATTGTTAAATGCTAAGAGTAGTATTAAGTTAAGGAAGAAAAAATTAAAGATCTCAAACCAAAATTATCTAATATCTAACATAGAAGATACAGATAATATCAAAAACAACAATTAGTCGGTAAATTTCGTCGAGGAGGAAGGAGCACCTGAGCAGAACCAGACGGCAACTTCAAGAGAGCCTCCACAGATTCTTTCCGGAGGCAATCCATCCACTGGTCGTCCACCAACTCCCACAACCTATCCTGAGAAGGTTCCAAAAATCGCTACTGAGAAAAACCCTAACAAGGCGCAGTTTCTCCTGAAACAAAGGGAACGGAGACTAGGGTTTCCAAGATGAACCTTGAAGAAATTGACGACGTGGGCGTCGAGGAGGGGCTTGTAGGGGCGGATGAAATCAGCGATGGCGTTCATCCATTGTAGGGTTTCAGCCGCGGTCTCGCAAGAATAGCGGCGAGGGTGTGCGGCCATCGCCCTCTGCCGCCGTCTGCAAGCAATGAGCGAGCGGTAGTGGCGATGCCGAACAAATATAACGGGCTGCCGAGCAAGCGTTCGGCTCATGTTACGTGGCATGGTTTGGAAGACAAATCATTTCGTTCCACTCATGTTCCATGGCATGATTCATCTTTCAAAAGCGAATGGTGTTCCCTATTCTAAGTAAAATATTGCCACCACCCGTCAGGAACAGAACAATTCAAACTTCGGGGAGCCACACACTCTGAAAAGACCTCCTAAACTTAGGATTTCTGGTAATCGAGAGAATGTTTATGGCCTCCAGTGGGACGAGCTATTCATTCTTGGAAGTCTGCTGCTTCTCTTGAAACGACGATGGTTCCCTGGAAGGGTCTCCTCTTTGCGATCCTGCTAGTAATCGCAA
Protein-coding sequences here:
- the LOC103975660 gene encoding uncharacterized protein LOC103975660 isoform X2, translated to MPRNMSRTLARQPVIFVRHRHYRSLIACRRRQRAMAAHPRRYSCETAAETLQWMNAIADFIRPYKPLLDAHVVNFFKDRLWELVDDQWMDCLRKESVEALLKLPSGSAQEYWPDSLKQFLCNLRFLVLPRERELMHQMLPNLHVASLGTVLAQGMNLKKKHEVEILAAVVSWIAHDSGAETIIDVGSGQGYLAQALSFQYQHPVIAIDASLHHANVTNARAERIKKHYAAKKSSPHLKVPRTITCNILSSEALTDLSITSLCEDNTEESTGRGNKSEFGDSESSKPSVAKAINLYNKQQHSSAFFVLAGLHACGDLSVNMLRSFVGCEHVRALIGIGCCYNLLSEDCLEKTDNSCGFPISNAAKLSSLVLGKNARDLACQSAERWRILTADAALQNFDVHALRAAFQLVLDKYFPEILVSSPSIGRQGKALRRQQCRRLRESELCCKDDRCSFFEVSGKLSYSNAKGCQEFDVEGSNNYLLFKEFCKSGLTRLGCMFSEDIDLLEIWKEAQPYTEFIGPFWALRAALGPLVESYILLHRLLFLQEQGNSVEAFLFPIFDPTLSPRNIAVIARRK
- the LOC103975660 gene encoding uncharacterized protein LOC103975660 isoform X1; the protein is MPRNMSRTLARQPVIFVRHRHYRSLIACRRRQRAMAAHPRRYSCETAAETLQWMNAIADFIRPYKPLLDAHVVNFFKDRLWELVDDQWMDCLRKESVEALLKLPSGSAQEYWPDSLKQFLCNLRFLVLPRERELMHQMLPNLHVASLGTVLAQGMNLKKKHEVEILAAVVSWIAHDSGAETIIDVGSGQGYLAQALSFQYQHPVIAIDASLHHANVTNARAERIKKHYAAKNSASPHLKVPRTITCNILSSEALTDLSITSLCEDNTEESTGRGNKSEFGDSESSKPSVAKAINLYNKQQHSSAFFVLAGLHACGDLSVNMLRSFVGCEHVRALIGIGCCYNLLSEDCLEKTDNSCGFPISNAAKLSSLVLGKNARDLACQSAERWRILTADAALQNFDVHALRAAFQLVLDKYFPEILVSSPSIGRQGKALRRQQCRRLRESELCCKDDRCSFFEVSGKLSYSNAKGCQEFDVEGSNNYLLFKEFCKSGLTRLGCMFSEDIDLLEIWKEAQPYTEFIGPFWALRAALGPLVESYILLHRLLFLQEQGNSVEAFLFPIFDPTLSPRNIAVIARRK